TTAACGTGTCGACTGGCACGGGGCAACAAGCACACTTATCACGACCTGTCCAAACAGTCAGCCGCGGAGACAGGCTGCAGGCCCGGCCGGACTCCGCAAGGTCATCAGCTGCGAGCGGGCCGATACGCTCCTGAGAGCCGTACAGGTGctgcacaccaacacacatccaCGCAGAAAAACTGGCCTTCACCAGacgtccttgtccagagcgacttacagtcagtagttacagggacagtccccccctggacacactcagggttcagtgtcctgctcagggacaccatggtagtaagtgggacttctaggtactaccaccctgttggaAGTTGGTAATCAGTATTTAATATGCAGAGGCGAGAAGAAACCGAACGTCATGTTGTGGGATCTcctgttattaattattattatcttacaCGAAATCCAAATGAGGACGAAGGTTAAACAAGTTGGAATGGACGTAGGACCACGGAGACCTCGCCTGATCTGGGGTCCCAGCTCAGGACAAGACTGAACAGGACAGTGATGATTAATAAACCACGCGTGAAATATTGCAGTATTACTGTTAGACATTTTGATTTGTGGAAGAGTCGTGTGTAAAATACATAAAGTGTAGAtaagaaataaaacatgcaggGTGTCCCCTTCCACGTGTCACCACCGCTCCGCGCTGCGATTGGCTGAGAGCCGCGCCACGTCACCAGCCTGCGGGAACAGGTAGACGCGCGTCCCGCTGTCCTCCTGTCCGGCAGGAACTCACTCGGGGACTCCGCGTCACCTTCCTCCCTCGTTGTCAAGGTAAGCGGCGTTAAAAAGCGCCAGGCGTTTTActcattttactttattttacattctgttTAATGTGATGCTGGATCTAATTAAACAgccatcattacatttacagtatatatcagacgcccttatccagtcagtagttacagggacagtcccccccctggagacactcagggttaagtgtcctgctcagggacacgatggtagtaagtggggtttgaacctgggtcctggGTCGAGTGTGTTGTACTAGTATACTGACACCTCCATGATGGCCTGATGGTCCTACTGCTGAACAGAGGACTTGTTCTACTCTGTAGAATCTGTAAAGTAGCATGTCAGGTTCTGCAGGAAACAGGAGAAGAAGCTCATCTGGCTGCTTATAACGATGGTCCTGAAGGTCTCTGTCTCGCAGGTGGTGATGGTCCTACTGCTGATCAGGGGACTTGTTTCTTCtttgaagtgatttgtcacatgtgatacacagcagcacagcacacggtgcacacagtgaaatttgtcctctgcatttaacccatcaccctgagtgagcagtgggcggccatgaccagcgcccggggagcagtgtgtggggacggtgctttactcagtggcacctcagtggattcgaaccggcaaccttctgattacggggccgcttccttaaccgctaggccaccgctgccccttgtTCTCTCGTAGACGGTCTTCAGCACCCGTGTCTCTGTCTCGCAGGTGGTGATGGTCCCTACTGCTGATCAGGGGACTTGTTCTCTCGTAGACGGTCTTCAGCACCCGTGTCTCTGTCTCGCAGGTGGTGAGGAGGCTGCAGGGGGATGAAGCCGAAGCCCAGGGGGGTGAAGCGGACACCGGGCTGGGACGAGCGGGACCATGATGACCGCCTGGAGGTGGAGGCGGCGTCCAGCGAGCAGGACGGCTCGGAGGCGTCCACCGGCGGGACCTGGAGACCGCGAGGCGGCCGGAGACGCCAGCACAGCAGCGCCAAGGAGCGCAACGTACGGCGGCTGGAGAGCAACGAGCGGGAACGCCAGCGGATGCACAAGCTGAACAACGCCTTCCAGGCGCTGCGAGAGGCCGTCCCCCACATCCGCGCAGACAAGAAGCTGTCCAAGATCGAGACGCTCACGCTCGCCAAGAACTACATCAAGGCGCTCACCACCATCATTCTGGGCATGACCTCCGACCCCCAGCGGGGCTCTCACGCCCCTCGCCTGCTGAGCCGCTACCAGCTGCACCTGGAGGACGGGAGCGAGGAGGACCTGTCCAAATACCTGAGCCAGATCCACAGCCTGAGCCAGGGAccgcaagcacacacacacaaggacaaatgaacacacacacacacacacacacatcctgggTCAACATTCCGACACAGAAACTGGAGACAAGCTCAATGTTAGAGGAATAAACACGGGAGAGCGTGCAGTTTCACAACGGTCACATTTATTAAGAGGAtagagagcacacacacacacacacacacatatacacctacacacacacactcacacacacccacgtatACCTGCAGTAAGTCTAAAACACGTCTATTGCACTCTTCCGGCTCTTCGTTCATTTTCAGGGAACAAAAGGACACGTGGAACACACATGATGACGGAGTGATGCTGGACACGTCCAGCTGGGACAGCAGAGCTTTTCACGGGACGCTCAAACGTGGCCGTGCGAAGCACAGAACCCCATATTTACAGCAGCGAGGTCCCCGAGACTCATTCGATATTCAGCCCGCGCCCGGAGGACCCGGCAGGACATCCCGTGGCAGCAGGACACAACGGACACGAGGAGACATGGGTTCAGGACGGAATCCTACATCAGAATACAGTGTTTTCTCTCGTCTTAATTCTGTAAAGCGTTTTTCTGCATGTTATTTTGCTCACTTTACTGGCCGTGGGGCTGCTGGGTAATAAACGGGGAGTTCACCTACGAAATGGTGCCGTTACACACACGCGCGGCACCTTTAACCCGTATTCGTCCTAGTTTAACATGCTAGACGGTGCGTTGTCCATGTGTCCATATTAGATAAATGCTATATAAAATATTCCTCCATACCTGACAGCCAATGGCCATTCAACCCACATAAAACCACACCCACAAACCAATTTTACTGGTAAAAAATAAAGGCGGCTCTGCTACGTCCGTACGGGAGCAGCGAGGGAGGAGGACTAGACGCCGGAGGACTAGACGCCGGAGGACTAGACGCCAGAGGACTACTGCCGCTCCCCGGCGCTCAGGCTGCCGCCGTTCATCTGCGCCGCCGGGTGACTGCCGGGCCTGGTGGAGCTCAGGGTGGGTATGCCGGTCCGTGGCGCCTCCGTGGCGTTGGCCCTCACTGTGACGTGGTCCCAACCCCCCTGAGAAGCACACACACGACAGAATAAAAGCAGCCCGCGCGTGTGCGGTACGTACGGAAAGGTGGCGGTCGCCTCACCCCGATACCGTAGTCCCACGACTGGCCTCTGGGCTCCGTGGGCAGCAGCCCCAGTCGGCGGCAGACGGTCCCACAGCTCAGACTGCGGCTGCCCTGCACCTTATCGGCGATGATCCAGACCTGGGAACTCAAACAGGAAGCAAGTCTGTACATGAAGGTACAAAAGCTGAAAATCCCAGCTGGATCCGGGTCCGGGGAACCGGCGGAACCGGCACGCTCCAGCCACATGGGGTCTAATACTGTCTTTCATGAGGAGGAACCAGCATATGGTCCCTCAGGTTTTTCGATTTTTGagcagtttatatatttttcatgaaatgAGTGAAAATGCTCAATAGGGGGCGAACTTTACTAGATTTTTCTAACATATTTTTGTAAGTCACTTCATAGACACTAGATGGCGACACACAACCTTACAATTATTAACCCTTCAAGGCAGAAAAGTAAACGATGGTCAATGCTCACAACGcattttatcacacacacatcaatggCGGTTAAAAATGTGCTCCGCAAGGTCAGAGCAACCAGAAAAGGACCTTCTTCTAGCCATCAGAAGGGCCACACAATTGCATCAGCAGCGGACAAACGTGTCCAAAGTGCTGAGTCTGCTGGCGGGGCTGAATCAGGGCTCCGCCGAGGGACGGATTTAGCAGTAGAGTCAGAGCCCATTCAGAGGGCAGAGCAACCCGACACGGGCAGCTGTTTGCCGGGATCAGCCTGGCCTTTCCCTTCTCTGCTCTAACGTGTTTCTGTGCGAAGATCAGACCTGGTCGAGTGGCCCAACAGACACTTTGCGCACGTTGTTGGAGACGTGCTCCCACGTTGAACCCTGCGGGTAGCTCGGGGTCACGCCCTGCCGATACCACAGGTTACCTGCGGAAGGAACAGACAGATTTGGTGAGGTGGAGGAGCCACGGTTAGGGCCAGAATGGCGCGTGTCGTACCGTTTTCATCCACCGTGTACACCGACGCCCTGCCAACACACACCTGCCTGAGCTTCTGTCTGCAGGGCGAGGGGATGTGGTACCAGCAGTCGCCTGCGGAGCGAGAGCAGCAGCACCACAGTCTCACCACAGCGTCACCAAGCAGGAAGTGTCACCAGCGGCATGGCAGCCGTCTAACCTGCCGGGTTCTGCGGGGACACGGATCCTCGGTAGAAGGCTGAGCCGTCACGGGCGATGGCCCACACCTGGTACGCGGCACCGATGGAGATGGACTTGAAGGGCTGGTCTGCACCTATATGCAGCCAGGAGGttccctgcaggaagaagctgcTGTCCGGTACGGGTTCTTATTCAAATACGGCGCGCGGCGTACCGTTTACGTGCATTGTGACTCACGGCAGGCGTGTGGCGGCTGACCCCGAGTCGGCACAGCACGTCCCCCTTGCTGCTGATGGCCCAGAGGTGCACCTGGTCCAGCGGGCACTGGGCCCTGCATGGCAGAATGGTGACGTCCGTCAGGGAGATGGGCGGGACTTCCTGCCACGGCCCGGTAGTGATGAGCTTGCACTTCCTTCAGGGGAGGATCCACCATGTCACACACGGGTGGAGATCGGCACAGTTTTCCGTGTGGGAGTGTGTTAGTGTTCGTGCCCGTACCTGGCCCAGCGTCGCCGCCGCACAAAGTCCTTCAGAGTTTTGTGGCCGTGATAAGACCTGGACAAACAGCAAGTGGAATGGACACTCGGGACGCATTATCAACATACAGAATGCTTGActggaccggaccggaccggactGGGACCAGTGAGTGTAAATAATAGGAACATTTAAACCGGTTTACATACGCTGGAAAATCCGCTGCGAACTGCCAGccctctctgtctgtccctcCGGAGACACCGTAATCGACGCTCCAGtcactcacctacacacacagagttgGAACCCACAGTTCATTCAGCTTTCTGGACAGTAATGACAGAAGTCATGACGAGAAGTGGGGGACACACCCAGGTCCAGTGGGGGGAAGGGGGCTTGGTGTTGGTCTTGGTGCACTCCTGCAGGCCAGTGGCGTCGCTCCACATATAACGGTCAGTAGGGAGCCCCCTGTTGGTCACAATTTGAAGCAACGTCTTCTTCTCAGCTTCAGTTAAGCTGAAAACGGTGTTGCGTTTTCAGGCACGTCACGCTGTACCTGTTGGTGTACCCTGTAACCGGGTTCCAGCGTTGGTTCTCGTAGATGTGGACACTTTTCACATCGGTCTGCGTGAAGATGTTGTCTGTGCTGCTTGCCAGGCCTGATAATGAGCCATGTGATGATAAATGACGTAATAAAGGCCACAAGTGACTAATACAGCCATAGAAGTGACATTAAATGTGACGCCATAGAAGTGACATTAAATGTGACGCGAGAGGCTGGCAGTGCAGTGAGAGAAGGGAAAGGGGAAGGAGGGCGTGAGAGGGAAAGTACCCTGGAAGAACCCTCCTCCGTATCCTCCAGTGAAGACCCAGGCAGTGTGGTCGTAACCGATGCCCCACACCACACCCAGACTGTTACACTCAATCAAACGCAGGTGTCCCCCCACCTGACGCCAGAACCTGCAGAGGACACAACCGTCAACCTCTCACACAAACCcaagaagaacacacacaccccaccactCCACTCACATCTGGTCGCAGGGCGTGGGGTAAGGTGACACCTCCAGGCTCAGGGTTGGCTCGCTGACGAAAATGTCCCCCTTACAGGTGACTGACCAGATGGCCTGGTGGGACGGTGGACCGTGAAGGCCACGGGCATCACAGCAGGAGACACTGAGAAGAGCAAGCTAGACACACAGAGCGAGAGGGCATTACACGCCGGCAGAATCCTGCTCCGTGGTGGTTCTAAAGCGGGGATCACGTGGGTACCCAGTCGTGCATCTCCTGCTCCGTAGCAGCAGCCAGGCGAATGGGCCAGCGCTGCTTGGTCCTCTCAGCTGTGTAGATGGCGAACGTGTGTTTGGACTCGTTCAGGACTGGTACCAGGATTGTTATCTCGTTAATGAATGCGTGGAGGTACTGAGCAGAGGAAAAAGggcgagagacagacaggcctGAATGAGAAGAACCAGGTGTAGTGGTCACCATGCTGGTCACCATATGGTTTTAAGCTCTCTGCATTACAAAAGTaaaactgtgtgcatgtgtcggTCATATTACGTTTGAACTAAGACAACCCTATTTCCATTCTGACCGGCCGCTTACTTTCTTTTCATCGTTAAAGGTGTAGTAAATGAACAGGATGCCGTCCTTGTTGCCCTCAGCGCCACAGAACTGCTCCAGAGCGAAGCGAACATCCACCCATTTATGAGGCTTCCAGTCCCGCCACCACTGCATAGAACCTTTCTTCACCCACACCGACTACGGGGAGAGGAACAGTGAGAGGGGGACAGAGAACGTAAGTATGACATGAAAACAGAATTATTCTCCAGAGAGAGAACTACGTCAAACTACATCAGGATCCTGACGCCTTTCACTTGGACCTTCTCATCACACACGTCTCCAGAGGAAACAAGCTATCAGACCAGAGGATGTGAGGTTCGGAGGTGAGGTAATGAAATGAGGATGTGTCGTTAGGAGGTGAGGTAACGAGGACAGTATGTGAGGTTAGGAGCTGAGGATGTGTGGTTAGGAGGTGAGCTAATGAAATGAGGATGTAAGGGGGTAAGGTACTGAGGGTAGGATGTGAGGTTGGGAGGTGAGGTAGTGAAATGAGGATGTAAGGGGGTAAGGTACTGAGGGTAGGATGTGAGGTTGGGAGGTGAGGTACTGAGGGTAGGATGTGTGGTTAGGAGGTGAGGTAATGAGTGGAGGATGTAAAGGGGTAAGGTACTGAGGGTAGGATGTGAGGTTAGGAGGTGAGGTAATGAGGGGAGGATGTGAGGTTAGGAGGTGAGGTAATGAGGGTAGGATGTGTGGTTAGGAGGTGAGCTAATGAAATGAGGATGTAAGGGGGTAAGGTACTGAGGGTAGGATGTGAGGTTAGGAGGTGAGGTAATGAGGGTAGGATGTGAGGTTAGGAGGTAAGGTAATGAGGGGAGGATGTGTGGTTAGGAGGTGAACTAATGAAATGAGGATGTAAGGGGGTAAGGTACTGAGGGTAGGAGGTGAGGTTAGGAGGTGAGGTAATGAGGGTAGGATGTGTGGTTAGGAGGTGAGCTAATGAAATGAGGATGTAAGGGGGGTAAGGTACTGAGGGTAGGATGTGAGGTTAGGAGGTGAGGTAATGAGGGGAGGATGTAAAGGGGTAAGGTACTGAGGGTAGGATGTGAGGTTAGGAGTTGAGGTAATGAGTGGAGGATGTAAGGGGGTAAGGTAATGAGGGTAGGATGTGAGGTTAGGAGGTGAGGTAGTGAAATGAGGATGTAAGGGGGTAAGGTACTGAGGGTAGGATGTGAGGTTAGGAGGTGAGGTACTGAGGGTAGGATGTGAGGTTAGGAGGTAAGGTAATGAGGGTAGGATGTGAGGTTAGGAGGTGAGGTAGTGAAATGAGGATGTAAGGGGGTAAGGTACTGAGGGTAGGATGTGAGGTTAGGAGGTGAGGTACTGAGGGTAGGATGTGAGGTTAGGAGGTGAGGTAATGAGGGTAGGATGTGAGGTTAGGAGGTAAGGTAATGAGGGGGGGATGTGTGGTTAGGAGGTAAGGTAATGAGGGTAGGATGTGAGGTTAGGAGGTAAGGTAATGAGGGTAGGATGTGTGGTTAGGAGGTGAGCTAATGAAATGAGGATGTAAGGGGGTAAGGTACTGAGGGTAGGATGTGAGGTTAGGAGGTGAGGTAATGAGTGGAGGATGTAAAGGGGTAAGGTACTGAGGGTAGGATGTGAGGTTAGGAGGTGAGGTAATGAGGGTAGGATGTGAGGTTAGGAGGTAAGGTAATGAGGGTAGGATGTGTGGTTAGGAGGTGAGCTAATGAAATGAGGATGTAAGGGGGTAAGGTACTGAGGGTAGGATGTGAGGTTAGGAGGTGAGGTAATGAGGGGAGGATGTGAGGTTCGGAGGTGAGGTAATGAGGGGAGGATGTGTGGTTAGGAGGTGAGCTAATGAAATGAGGATGTAAGGGGGTAAGGTACTGAGGGTAGGATGTGAGGTTAGGAGGTGAGGTAATGAGGGGAGGATGTGAGGTTCGGAGGTGAGGTAATGAGGGGAGGATGTGAGGTTAGGAGGTGAGCTAATGAAATGAGGATGTAAGGGGGTAAGGTACTGAGGGTAGGATGTGAGGTTAGGAGGTGAGGTAATCAGATGAGGATGTGATGAGGCTAGATAATGAGGTGAGGTACTCCGCACCTGCTCAATGGCCTGCTCGTAGTGTCGGAAATTGTCCACCTCTCTCTTCGAGCGCTGCGTCAGCTGCTCCAGGATCTGTTTGCGCCACACTGCGGTCTGTGCAGGTGTGATGGACAGGGACATGGACTGAGCAGACGAGTTTGCACCTGCAGAACCGATCAGAAGTTCTTATTAAAAAAGCCCTTTTCCTTGAGGACGTGAAGGAGCACGACGTTCTCACCAGCGGAAGAGCCGAACCAGTTGAGCTGAGAGTGGGCATCAACTGAGCAGGACCCACCAGCAACCCAGGCCCACAGCGCTGGCTCCTCCCCTCCATACGCCTCCTCCAAGCCCAGGTTATAGGTCGCGACGGACGACAGGCTGCACGTGTCTGAGGACTCAGCCACAGCACCAGCGGTCAGGAGCGTCTGCGCCTCCTCCAGGTCCACGTTGCTCCACTGAGGGT
Above is a genomic segment from Denticeps clupeoides chromosome 8, fDenClu1.1, whole genome shotgun sequence containing:
- the LOC114795463 gene encoding class A basic helix-loop-helix protein 15-like; the protein is MKPKPRGVKRTPGWDERDHDDRLEVEAASSEQDGSEASTGGTWRPRGGRRRQHSSAKERNVRRLESNERERQRMHKLNNAFQALREAVPHIRADKKLSKIETLTLAKNYIKALTTIILGMTSDPQRGSHAPRLLSRYQLHLEDGSEEDLSKYLSQIHSLSQGPQAHTHKDK
- the LOC114795462 gene encoding tectonin beta-propeller repeat-containing protein 1-like; amino-acid sequence: MPSSLLWAVDVYGRVYSLSTAGQQWERCRDAHLDFKRVSATAQCCWGIAGDNQIYLNVHASDLPIRYQEETYENQRWNPVDGFSDRLLPSDRWQWSDVTGLQHQPLDSFQLLSDNWEWEGDWYVDENFGGDPTDKGGWTYAMDFPATYTKDKKWNSCVRRRRWIRYRRYTARDVWAKVPSGETPSLPDPFNDLSCGSWDISDEPAGRLSLWAVSLQGKVWFRDGICHHNPEGSIWEEVDVPGEVVQISCGPADLVWAVLWEGQLLVREGVGRDCPRGSSWVVVESPSPEVGAVHVAVGVNVVWAITKDHRVWFRRGVNSHNPCGSGWIGMVGEMVMINVGLNDQVWAISCEDRAVCFRQGVTGSELSGKAWKVVSVTRDSDRSHSSASTSSLQSAGCFFGGEVRVQSQGSVLSDADSETERVPVAVAPSDSEPVASDVPKARIPKVTSDSFISELVSDRDGQVGRRDTLTTAPSIPEEEPVEGTGQIKPPTLVLSPSQSGGLQDPQWSNVDLEEAQTLLTAGAVAESSDTCSLSSVATYNLGLEEAYGGEEPALWAWVAGGSCSVDAHSQLNWFGSSAGANSSAQSMSLSITPAQTAVWRKQILEQLTQRSKREVDNFRHYEQAIEQSVWVKKGSMQWWRDWKPHKWVDVRFALEQFCGAEGNKDGILFIYYTFNDEKKYLHAFINEITILVPVLNESKHTFAIYTAERTKQRWPIRLAAATEQEMHDWLALLSVSCCDARGLHGPPSHQAIWSVTCKGDIFVSEPTLSLEVSPYPTPCDQMFWRQVGGHLRLIECNSLGVVWGIGYDHTAWVFTGGYGGGFFQGLASSTDNIFTQTDVKSVHIYENQRWNPVTGYTNRGLPTDRYMWSDATGLQECTKTNTKPPSPHWTWVSDWSVDYGVSGGTDREGWQFAADFPASYHGHKTLKDFVRRRRWARKCKLITTGPWQEVPPISLTDVTILPCRAQCPLDQVHLWAISSKGDVLCRLGVSRHTPAGTSWLHIGADQPFKSISIGAAYQVWAIARDGSAFYRGSVSPQNPAGDCWYHIPSPCRQKLRQVCVGRASVYTVDENGNLWYRQGVTPSYPQGSTWEHVSNNVRKVSVGPLDQVWIIADKVQGSRSLSCGTVCRRLGLLPTEPRGQSWDYGIGGGWDHVTVRANATEAPRTGIPTLSSTRPGSHPAAQMNGGSLSAGERQ